The Streptomyces durmitorensis genome contains the following window.
CAACACCCCGTTCAACGACTACGACTTCGCGACGAAGAAGTCGGGCGCGAAATTCGACTGCGCGAAGATCGTGAACGATTCGCCGAACAACACAGGACTGCGTGAACTGCCGCCTGCGCAGCCCGCGACCGTCTGGTACGCCTACTCCGCCTCCGAGAAGTTCCCCGAACTCGGCACGGGTGGCGGCGGACCGATGAGCGGTCCCGTCTACGACTACGACGCGGACAACCCGTACAAGACCAAATTCCCCGAGTACTTCGAGGGGAAGTGGTTCAACTACGAGCTGACGCGGCAGTGGTTCAAGGTCTTCTCCATGCAGGAGAAGGACCAGACGTTCACCGATCCGCGCTTCGATCCCGCCAAGTCGGGCGATCTGAACTCGATCAACTCGATCTTCCCCGATCTGAAATGGAACCAGCCCTTCGACGCCGACTTCGGTCCTGACGGCGCGATGTACGTCATCGACTTCGGGCTCGGCAGCGGCACGGGCCGCGGCGGCAGCAACGAAGGCGCGGGCATCTACCGCATCGACTACGTGGCGGACGGACGGCTGCCCGACGCCCGTGTCACGGCCACTCCCGACAACGGCAGCACCCCGCTCAAGGTCACCTTCTCCAGCGCGGGTTCGGGGCTGCCGGGCGACAAGCCGGTCACGTACGCGTGGGACTTCGACGGGAACGGCACGACCGACTCGACCGAGGCGAACCCGACGTACACCTACACCGAGAAGGGGCAGTTCAGCGCGCGTCTGAAGGTGACGGGGCCGGACGGGCTGAGCGGTCTGGCCGTGCAGGAGATCACCGTCGGGAACACCCGGCCCGTGGTGACGATCCAACAGCCGCCGAACGGCGGCACGTTCAGCTTCGGGGACACGATTCCGTTCAAGGTCAAGGTGACGGACAAGGAGGACGGGCCGATCGACTGCAAGCGGGTCGTCGTCCAGTCCCAGCTCGGGCACGACACCCATCTGCACCCGCTGGACAACTACACCGGCTGCGCGGGCGAGATCGTCACGGACGCGGGCGACAGTCATGGCGCCGGCCAGAATCTCTACTACGGGATCACGGCCCAGTACGAGGACAAGGGCGCGTCCGGTGTGCCCGCTCTGACGGGTTCCTCCTCGCTGACCCTGCGGACCTCCTTCCGCGAGGGCGAGCACCGCACCGCCACCGGCGGCGCGCACGAGGGTGCGGTCATCGGTGACCGCGCGGACGCCTCCGGCGGCAAACGGCTCATCGAGATCGAGGACGGCGACTGGGTGTCGTTCGACCCGGTGAACCTCAAGGGCGTCGACTCCCTGACGGTGGGCGCCGCTTCGGGCGGCCTCGGGGGCGACATCGAGTTCCGCGCCGGTTCTCCCACGGGCAAGCTGCTCGGCAAGGTGAGCGTGCCGAACACGGGCGGTTGGGGCAACTTCATCTCGCCGACCACCGAACTGGCCGACCACGAGGGCACGACGAAGCTGTACGCCGTCTTCACCAACCCCGAGTGGTCGTCCGACAAGGAAGACCTCCTGACGGTCGACTGGCTGCACTTCAACGGCCCCGGAGTCGAGAAGAAGGCAGGCGCGAAGGTGACGGCCAAGGCGGCACCGGGCAGCGGCAGCGCTCCCCTCGCCGTCAAGCTCACGAGCACGGTGCAGCTCCCGGAGGGCCGCACCGCGGCCTCGTACCACTGGGACTTCGGCGACAACGCCAAGCCCACCGGCACGGAGAGCGGCAGCGCCGAGCACACGTACGCGCGCAAGGGCACGTACACGGCGCATCTGACCGTCACCGACGACAAGGGCGACACGACGACCGGCGCTGTCCGGATCACGGCGAAGTGAGGGCATCCATGTCAGCCATGAAGAGATCAGGACTGAACGGGACCAGACGTGCCTTTCTCGGTACGTCGATGGGGCTCGCGGCAGCCGTCGGTACCGCACTGCCCGCGCGCGCGGGTGAGGCGTCGCGGTGCCGGCGCATCCCGCGCGGCGGCATCGGCATGCACCTCTACACGATGCGCGACGTCCTCGCACAGGACTTCGCGGGCACGCTGGAGCAGCTCGCCGACATCGGCTACGCGACCGTGGGGGTGAGCGGCCGGCACGGGAACAGCGCGGCCGACATCCGACGGATGCTCGACGCGGTGGACCTGAAGGCGGTCCTCGAACACGTCGCGTACGACACGCTCAAGGGCAGCGGCCTGCCCCAGGCCCTCGATGATCTGCACACCCTTGGCGCGAAGTGGCCGGTGGTGCCGAGCCTGCCCGGCGCGCTGCACACGCCGGACGGATTCCGGGAAGCGGCACGGCAGTTCAACCGCATCGGACAGGCGTCGCGCGACGCGGGCCTCGGCCCTGTCCTGTTCCACAACCACGGCACGGACCATGTGGTGGTGGGCGGCACGAGCCTGTACGACATCCTCGTCACCGAGACCGACCCGCATCTGGTCGGCTTCGAACTGGACGTCTACTGGGCGGCGAAGGGCGGCGCGGATCCGGCGACGTACTTCGTACGGCACCGGCGGCGCTTCCCCGCGCTCCATGTGAAGGACATGGCGCCGGACGGCGGCTTCGCCGATGTCGGCTCGGGGACACTGGACTTCGCCGCGATGTTCGACCACGCGCGCGTGGGCGGCGTCAAGCAGTGGCTGGTGGAGCACGACACCCCCAGCGATCCGTTCGCCACGGCACGCAACAGCTACGCCTATCTGGCGGCGCTGCGGTACTGACGTGCCGGGTCGTCCGGCCGGGGTGCGCCCGAACCGACCACCTTCTTAAAGAAGAGGGTCGTCGGGTGGAGCGCCCCGGCCGGGTCGGCCGCGTAGTCGGGAATGACCCCGGCCGCCGTCCAACCTCCGGTCCGGTAGAGGGACTCGGCGGGGCTGCCCGTCTCCGTGTCCAGGACCAGCAGGGTCACGCCCGCTTCGGCCGCCGCCTGTTCCGCCGTGGCCAGGAGGGTGCGGGCGAGGCCCTGCCCGCGCGCGGAGCCGTGGACCATCAGCTTGAGGATCTCGGCGCGGTGCCTGCCGTTGGGCTTGTCCACGAAGCCGACGCTGACGGTCCCGGTGACCCGCTCGGCGTCGCGCACGGCCCAGACGGCGAGGCGTCCTTCCGCCACCGCCGGGGCCAGGCCCCGCCACCAGTCGGCTGCGGCCGTCGGGGCGAGGGGCTTGAGGAAGCCGAGGGACGATCCGCCGTCCACGACGTCGGCGAGCAGGGCACCCAAGTCGTCCGCTGCCGCGATGAGTTGTTCCGCACAGAGGCGTATCGGCGTTCGGTCATCCCTCATCGCGCGACCACCACCAGGGCGTACCGCACGGTCCGCTGCCCCACGCACCGGAACCGTGTAGGCCCCCACAGCCGGAAGCGCAGGCAGTCCCCGGCGTCCAGGGCGTGCGGGTCGCCCTGGACGGTGACCTCCAGCGCCCCGTCGAGCACCCAGATGTGCTGCTCGATGCCGGGCACGGGAGGCCGGTCGTACGCGACGTCCGCGCCCGGTTCCAAGCGGCCCTCGACGAGTTCGCCGCGCAGCCCCGCGTGGGGCGGCGACACCGACCGCCGCACGAAGCCGGACGCGCTGTCGGTCCACACGCCCTGCTCGGCCGCGCGCACCAGCTGCGCGGGCTCGGCCTCCACCTCGCTCAGGAGCTGCGACATGGTGCGTTCGTAGACGGCGCAGAGCCGGTTCAGGAGGGACGCGGTGGGGCTGATCTCCGCGCGTTCGGCCCGTGACAGGGTGGAGCGGCTCACGCCACTGAGGTCCGCCAACTCGCCCAGGGACCAGCCGCGTTCCGCGCGCAGCTCGGCGAGGCGGGCGGCGAGCCGGTCGTCGACGCCATCGTGTTCCATATCTGGCACGCTATCCCGAATGTGGGACGGGTGCCTAGCGCCGACCCCTGTGGCTCACACCTCACTCGTGCGCGGACACCGCCCCGAGGAGCTCGCGAATCCGCCCGGTGGCCTCGCGGAACTCGGCCGTCGCCAGCGTCGTCGCGTACGAACGCTCCGCGGGCAGGCCGACGTCGATGATCTCCTCGACCGTCCCGGGGCGAGGGCTCATCACGACGACGCGGTCCGCGAGATAGACGGCCTCCGGGATCGAGTGGGTCACCAGGAGGACCGTCGTTCCGGTCTCGCGCCAGATCCGGTTCAGCTCGACGTTCATCTGCTCGCGCGTGAGCGCGTCGAGCGCGCCGAAGGGCTCGTCCATGAGCAGCACCGGCGGCTCGTGCAGGAGCGCGCGGCAGAGTGCGACGCGCTGCTGCATGCCGCCGGACAGCTCGTGCGGATAGGCGTCCTCGAAGCCGCCGAGTCCGGTCATGCGGATCAGGTCGTCGGTACGCGCGCGTGCCTCGGCACCGGGGATCCCGCGCATCTCCGCCTGGAGCAGGATGTTGCGGCGTGCGGTGCGCCAGTCCAGGAGCGCGGCGCGCTGGAAGACGTAGCCGATGTCGCGCCGTGGCCCGCGCACCTGTTCGCCGCCGAGGAGCACGTCGCCCGAGGAGGGTGCGAGCAGCCCGGCGACGAGCTTCAGGAGGGTGGACTTGCCGCAGCCCGACGGCCCGACGATCGCCACGAACTCGCCCGCGCCGACGTTCAGCGAGACGTCCTGCAACGCGGTGACGTCCTTCTTCTTCGTACGGAAGCGGACGGCGACGTCGTCGATGCGCACCGCGGACGGCCTCGCGTCCCCCGCCGTGGCACGTGAATCGTCGCTCATCCTGAGCGTCGCGTCCTTCGTCATTCCTCTGCCGCCCCTCAGCCCTTGATCCCCTTGGCCGCGTCCCAGTACTCCGCGACGGGCTTGGCCTTCTTGACCAGGCCCGCCTCGGAGAAGACGTCGATGGTCTGCTGCCAGTCCGCCTCCGTGTTGGCGCCCGGCGCCTTCCCCTTCGTGGCGTCGGTGTGCAGCAGCGTCAGCGTGGTCTTGAACTGCTCGGACAGCACTTCCTTGGGCGGCAGCTGCTCGGACGCGCCGTCCATGGAGGCGACGGCGGGCTCCGGGCTCTTCTCGGCGGCCGCCCATGACTCGCTCACGGCGGTGGTCATGCGCTTGGCCAGATCGCCTCTGCCCTGAAGGGTCTTGGGCCCGGCGATGAGGCCGTTGGAGTAGAAGTTGAGGCCGTTCTCGGAGAAGCGCAGATACGAGACGTCCTTCTTGGCCTTGTTCTGCATGGTGGGGCCCTGGTCGCTCGCGTACCCGAGCAGCGCGTCCGTCTTGCCGGAGATCACCGCGGCGATCTTGCCCGCCGGGTCGGTGTTCTGGACCTTGACGTCGGAGAGGTCCATGCCGTTCTTCTCCAGGAAGATCGGGAACGTCTTGGTGAGCGCGTCGCCCGCCGTGCCCGCGATCATCTTGCCCTTGAGGTCCGCGGGCGCCTTGATGCCCTGCGCGTCGAAGAACTGCACGGAGGCGGGTGTCGTCTGGAGGAAGACCCCCAGGCTCTTCACCTTGACGCCCTGGTCGACGCCCGCGAGCACCGCCGGTGTGTCCGCCCAGCCGAAGTCGGTCTGCCCGGCGCCGGTCGCCTGCACGGTCTTCTGCGAGCCCTGGCCCGCCCTGATGTCCAGGTCGATGCCGTGCTTCTCGAAGATCTTCTCCTGCTTGCCGTAGTAGAACGGCGCGTGTTCGCCGTAGGGATACCAATTGAGCGTCAGCGTCACCTTGTCGAGCTTCTTGCCGGAGTCACTGGTGCTCGTCCTGTCGTCGTCACCGCCGCAGGCCGTCGCGGTCACCGCGACGAGGGCCAGGGGGACGATTCCGGTGAGCAGTCTGCGCGCGTGCATGGGACGGCCCTTCTCGCGTACGTCGAACATCGGACATGGCGGGGTGGGTGCGCCGGCACCGCGTGGTGGGTGTCAGTAGGCAGTGGTGGCGGCCACGTCCCTGCGGCTCGCGTGCCACGGCAGGAGCAGCTTCTCGGCGATCTCGACGAGCACGAAGAGGACGACGCCGATCAGCGACATGACGAGCAGCCCCGCGAAGAGCATCGGGGTGTCGAGATTTCCGTTGGCCTGGAGGATCACATAGCCGAGGCCTTCGTTCGCGCCGACGAACTCACCCACGACGGCGCCGGTGACGGCGAGCGTGACGGCCACCTTCAGACCGGAGAACAGGTGCGGGAGCGATGCGGGGAAGCGGATCTTGAGGAAGGTCTGCCAGGGCCGCGCGCCCATGGTGGCGGAGAGCTGGAGCATCTCCGGGTCGACGGCCTTGAGCCCGGTCACCATCGAGATGACGACGGGGAAGAAGGCGATCAGGACGGCGATGAGGATCTTGGGGGCGATGCCGAAGCCGAGCCAGACGACGAACAGCGGGGCGATCGCGATCTTCGGCACGACCTGGGCGAAGAGGAGGATCGGATAGAGCGTCTTCTCGACGGTCGTCGAGTAGACCATGACGACCGCGGAGAGGATGCCGACGCCCACGGCGATGAGGAAGCCGAGCAGGGTCTCGTAGGTGGTGACCCATGTGTGCTGCCACAGGTAGTCGGGCTTGTCGAGGATCACGTCGAGGGTCGCGCCGGGCGAGGGCACGAGGTACGCCTCGACCATCTCGGTGGCGGCGATCAGCCACCAGGCCCCGAAGCAGACGAGCAGCAGGACCAGCGGACGCCAGCTCTTCTCGGCCGCCTCGGCGGTACGTTGTCGCAAGGTAGGGCGGCTACGGTCGACAACGCCTGCCGTTTTGACGGGAGTTGCCTGCAGTGCGCTCTGGCTCACGGTGAACTCCCCTGGCATTCAGCGAACTTCGGAGGCAGTTGCGGAGCATCGATGGTGCGGAAACCGCTTTCAGAAAGCGCTTTCTGATAAGGTGTCCGCCACGCTAGTGACTGGCTGACCGCAGGGTCAATAGGTCGGCTCGAAGTTTCGCGGCGCGGGACGAAGGGGGCGCGGTGCGGGCGCTAGGGCGCGAGCAGGAACCCGGGGCGGGGCGGGCGCAGGGACACGGAGCGGGGGCGGGGCAGGGCGCTGGGGAGCAGCCCGGGGCCGGGCGGGGCGCTGGGGAGAAACCCGGGGCCGGGCGGGCGCAGGGACACGGAGCGGGGGCGGGGCAGGGCGCTGGGGAGCAGCCCGGGGCCGGGCGGGCGCGCGGGCGAGAGGCCGCGCGCGGACGGGGAGGCGGGGAAGGGCTCGCGCCCGGACGGGGAGGCGGAGGCGGAGACGGTCGAGGACTCGCGCCCGGACGGAGCGGCGAGCAAGGCCCCGCACCCGGACGGGGAGGCGGGGAAGGGCTCGCGCCCGGACGGGGAGGCGGAGGCGGAGACGGTCGAGGACTCGCGCCCGGACGGAGCGGCGAGCAAGGCCCCGCACCCGGACGGAGCGGCGGTCAAGGGCTCGCGCCCGGACGCGGAGGTGAGCAAGGACCCGGCCCTGGTCTTGGCCCCGCGGTCGGACGAGGGCGCGAGCACGGGCCGCACGTCACTCTGCACGCGGTGGCCCGCGCCGCCGGGGTCTCCCCCGCCACCGCGTCGCGTGCCCTGAACGGCACGACGCGCGTCCGCGAGGACCTGCGGCGCCGGGTGCTCGAAGCGGCGGACCAGCTGGGGTACATCCCCAACGCCCATGCCCAGGCGCTCGCCAGCTCGTCGAACAACACCGTCGGCGTGATCTGCCACGACGTCGGCGACCCCTACTTCGCGGCGATCGCGAGCGGGGTGATGGCGGCGGCGGCCGAGCAGGACCTCCTCGTGATGCTGGCCAGTACCTTCCGCGCGCCGGCGCGGGAGATCGCGTACGTCTCGATGCTGCGGGCGCAGCGGGCCCGCGCGATCCTGCTCATCGGCTCGGGCTTCCAGGACCCCGCGTGGGAGCGGGCGTTGGAGTCGGAGCTCGCTCCCTACATACGTGACGGGGGCCGCGTCGCCGTGGTCAGCCGGCACCGCAGCCTGCGCGTGGACACGGTGCAGCCGGAGAACCGGGCGGGGGCGGGTGCGCTGGCGCGGGCGCTGCTGTCCCTGGGCCACCGGGAGTTCGCCGTACTCACCGGCCCCGAACGGCTCACCACGGTCGCGGACCGCCTGGCCGGGTTCCGCGCGGCGCTGACCGACGCGGGGGTCGCCCTTCCCCCGGAGCGGATCGTGGAGGGCGCCTTCACCCGTGACGGGGGCCATGCGGCGGCGGTCGAACTGCTGCGCCGGGGGCAGCGGCCGACGTGCGTCTTCGCGGTGACGGACGTGATGGCCGTGGGGGCGCTGGGTGCGCTGCGGGAACGGGGGCTCCGGGTGCCGGACGACGTGTCGCTCGCGGGCTTCGACGACATCCCCCTGGTCGGGGAACTCACACCACCGCTGACCACCGTTGCGCTGCCGCTGACGCGGATGGGCCGGGACGTGCTGGCCCTCGCCCTTCGCGAGCGGGGCGTGCGGTCGCGTGTGGAACGGGTGCGGGGCGAGGTGGTGCTGCGGGCGAGCACGGGGCGGCCTGCGGCCTGAGGGTTCAGGGCGGAGGGCGGCTACGCCGTGGAGCCGGGCCGCTGGTGACGGGCGGCGAACGACTACGCCACGGAGCCGGGCCGCCGGTCACGGGCGGCGAGCGGCCATGCCACGGCGCCGGGCCGCGGGCCGCGAGCGCTGCGGGCTCCGGCGCGGGCTGCGCATCCTGGCCACGGCCTGGGATCCGGCACCCCGGGCTGCGGCTGCCCCGGCCGTGGGCTCCCACACCGCAGGCCGCGGGCTGGTATCCGCCCTGAACTCCCGCACCACAGGCTGCAACTGACCACTGCCCCGGGACTCCCGCAGAACAGGCCGCGGCCGACATCCACCCTGAACTCCCGCACCACAGAGTGCGACTGGCACCCGCCCTGCGCTGCGGCACCCACCGCTGGCGGTTCACCGCGCCCTGGGGCGCCGCCGCCAGGAGATCCCCCGGCACAACTCACTCCCACCCAGTCCCCCGACGCCCCGGCAGTACAGGTTCCGAAGTCGACGCCTTGCGTAGGTGGTCGGCCAGTGACTTCGTTGCCGGGGATGCCGGGCCCGTTTTGGCGCCCCATGCCAGGAGGTGGTGGCGGCGGGCCCAGGGGTCCTGGAGTTCGCATACGTCCAGGGGCTGGGTGGGGTCGATCACTCGGCGCGGGACGATCGCGAGGCCCACGCCCGCTGCGGCCAAGGCCACCAGGACGTTGAGGTTGGCGACCGTGGTGCGGTGGCGTACCACCGGTGCGTGGGGGCCGACATGCCTCTCGATCCAGCGGCGCAGCGAGGCGCCGGCGTCGAGACCGACGAGGGGGTGCTCGGCGGCCTCGCTGTAGGTCAACGACGTACGCCCCGCGAGGATCCCGCCGGGCTGGCCGACCACCACGAGGGAGTCGTCGCCGAGGGGTTCCATCGCCAGACCGCAGTCGCGGGCCTCGTCGTCCAGGACGATGCCCAGGTCCGCCTCGCCGTCGGCCAGCATCCGCACGATCTGCGGCGTGCGCTTCTCGGAGACGCGTACGTCGGTGTCCGGGTGCGCCCGGAGGAACGAGACCAGGGCCTGCGGCACGAGTCGGTGCACCGCCGAGCCTCCGCCGAGGAGGGTCAGCGGCGCGGTCGGGGATCTCGTATAGCTCGCGACCGCGCTCTCCAGCCGCACGGTCTGGGCGAGGACCTCGCGCGCGTGCCGGGCCAGCGTGGACCCCGCCGGGGTGGGGCGCACTCCCCTGCGGCCGCGGATCAGCAGCGCCACTCCTGCCTGCTGCTCAAGGGAGCGGACCCGCGCGCTGGCCGACGGCAGACTCAGGTGCATCCGGCGGGCACCCGCCGTGATCGACCCCTCCGTCACGATGTCGAGGAAGAGCCGTAGATCGTCCAGGTCGTAGCGCACGCTCGTGAGCCTAAGGCACAGCCTTAGGCTGGGTACACCGATAACGCATTGTGGGCCCGCCCGTCACAGGGCGATGCTCGGCGGGTGCCCGAAATTCTGCTCGTCCTGCTGGCAGGCATCGCCGCCGGAGCGCTGAACTCCGTCGGCGGCGGAGGCACGTTCGTGGCGCTGCCCGCGCTGGTCGCGGTCGGCCTGTCCCCGGTGACGGCGAACGCGTCGTCGACCATCGCCCTCGTGCCGGGTGCCGTGGCCAGCGGATGGGTCTACCGACGCGAACTCACCCCGGTCGGGGCGACGTCCACCACAGCGCTGACGGTCATCAGTGTGATCGGAGGCGGACTCGGCGCCGCCCTGCTCCTCACGCTCCCCGCGGCGTCGTTCGACGCCGCCGTGCCCTGGCTGCTCGCCTTCGCCACGGTGGTTCTCGCCTTCGGCCGCCGCCTCTCCCGCGCGGTGAGCAGTGCGCTCGGCCGCGAGATCGGCATCAGCTCCCGGGCCGTACTGATCGGGCAGTTCTTCTTCGCTCTGTACGGGGGATACTTCGGCGGCGCCGTAGGCATCATGATGTTCGCCCTGTGGGGCATCGGCCTCGGCCTCGACACCGCGGTCAGCAATCCGATGCGGGTCACCCAGATCGCGGCCATCAACCTCAGCGCGACCGCGCTGCTCCTCGTCGCATCGGACGCACTGAGCGCCCCGCTCGTCCTGGCCCCCATGTTCGTCGGCGCACTGGCGGGCGGCTTCGCCGGCGCCCACTTCGCACGCCGCCTCTCCGACCGGCTGCTGCGGAGCATCATCCTGACCACCGCCGTGACGATGACCGTCCTCTACTTCGTGCGCGGTTGAGGCCGATCGACATGGACGACGAGGACTTCGCTACCGCCGTGTCGCCGTACGCGGCTTGCACCGAATCGCCGTACACCGACGCGGCGCGCGCACGTCTCGCGATGGCCCACGAGGCGTGCGACCTTGCCGACCTCGCGCGTGCCGCCGTACCGGTCGGCGAGCATGAGCTGCTTCCCGACGGCACCGCAGGCTCCCCCGGATCCGTACTGGCCGACGCGGCGCTGGTACTCAGGGCCGCGCACCGGTTCTTCGAGGCCGCCGCCGTGACCGAGCGCCTCGGTGGTGCGAGCTGGCAGGTCATCGGCGACGTCCTGGGCGTGGACGCACGCACGGCGCGAGCACGCTTCGCCGCGGCCGAGTCCTGCTTCCGGGAGGAGATCTCCCCCGACAGCGACTTCGACCGCGACCACGAGCACCGCCCCGACCGCGACCGCGACCACGAACTCAGCGAGGCAGGCCCGTGGTGGCGGGCCTACACCCTCGGCAACCCACTCGAAGCCGCACGCGACCTCGACGACTGGGTCCTGCGCCACGAGGACGGGGACGCCGACCTCGGCCCCGCACCCGTCTCCGGTGGCCTGGCAACACAGAGCAACAAGTGGAGCCCGCTGGAAGGCAGTTGAAGCCCGCGCCATGTCATGGGTGAGAACCGGCCCCGTCCATTCCGGGCGCGTCCCGCCCCGCCGCGCGCCCCGCCAACGGATGCGCCGACGGGGAGAGTTGACGCCACCTGCGTCGACGCCTGCGCGGATGACCGCCACGCGCACCGGTAATTGAGGGGTTAATAGCCGCCGAAATCCACCTGTATCAGCAAACGGGCGCAGCTCCTACTCTGTGAGGCGCACACGCGGGGGATCACTGTCCGTCTTCCACGGAGGTTGGCAATGTCTGCGTTGTCCGAGGGGATCTACCTGCTCAAGAACGAGGCGAGCGGGCTGTACGCGGGAGTGCAGGGAGCCAGGACCGCACAGAGCGTCCCGGTCGTGCAGCAGGAGCTGAACCCGCAAGGAGCCGCCCGGCACAGTCAGTTGTGGCATCTGCGGCCCGACGCCGCCGAGGAGGGTGCCTGGACGCTGCAGAACGTGCACAGCACCTTGCGCATGGACCTCATGACCGGCCGCGGCCGCGTGGGCTCGCCGGTGCAGCAGTGCCCACCGGAGACCCGGCAGGACCTGCTGGCGTCCCAGCTGTGGCGGCCGGTGGCGGTCGGCGACGACCGGTACACGCTGGCCAACGTGAACAGCGGCCACCTGCTGTCCGTCCACGACGACAGCAGCGCGCCCGACGCGGCCCTGGAGCAGGCCGGCAAGCCCACCATGGGGCCCCGCCCCGCACAGGAGTGGCGCTTCGAGCGGGTGCCGAGTCGCGGCGAGGTCAAGGCGTTCGACGCGCTGACGGCCACCGTGGTCTCCGCCGGGGGCGGCATCCTCGGCTCGGTCCTCGGTTCCCTGAGCGGCGCGGCCAAGCAGGCGCTCGACGCGGGCGGCGGGATCTTCGAGTCGGCGGCCAAGGCGATCCCGGACAGCGGCACGCCCTACGTACGCTTCGAGGGCTTCCGCGGCGACGAGTTCATCCGCTTCTCCAAGCGGCGCGGCATCGAGGCAGGACCGCGGAAGCTCGCCGACCAGTTCCCGCACCTGCCCAAGCCCTTCAGCGACGGCTTCGACGCCGTCGGTCCCGCTGCCAAGCGCGGCGGTCACACGTATCTGGGCTTCACCGGGGGCCAGGCCGTCGAGTTCTCCGACAAGGGCCACGGCCCCGTCCAGGACGCGGAGCACTTCCTGCACCACGCCCTGCTCGAACAGGTCGGCGAGCTGTGCGACGTCACCGGCTTCGGTGCCGACGGAGGAAGGCTGCTGGTCTTCGGCCGCAGGGACACCTGCACCGCGGGGGTCGGCCCGGTGCGTGGGCCGTCCCACCAGCGGTTCCAGCTGACGGCCGCACCCGATGCCTTCGGGTTCGGGCCGGACGCGGCGACCACGGCCGTCAGCGAATCCACGGCGCACTATTTCCTCACCAAGGGCGACGAGTTCGTCGTCGTCTCCGAGGACAAGCTCATCCAGGGCCCGGCCAGGCTCACCGAGGCCTACCCGTTCCTCGACGGCCTCTGGATGTAGCCAACGGCGCCGTCGCCGGCGTCCGCACCCGGTCAGGTCCGGTCCCGTCGGGCGCACCGCCGACGGGGCCGGGCCGCAGCCTGGCACGGCCGCTATCCCGCGGCTTCGCCCAGGGCATCGAGCACCGGACGGATCAGCGGGTGCTCCTCCGCCCCGCAGCGCACCGCCGCGAACACCCGGCGGGTGGGAGCCACGCCCTCCACGGGGCGGATCACCACCCCCGAGACGTCCATGCCCCGCAGCGCCGACCGCGGCACCAGGGCCACGCCCGCCCCCGCCGATGCCAGGGCGACCACCGCCCGGAAGTCGTCCGACCAGTGTTCGAGCAGGGGCTGGAAGCCCGCGGCCTCGCAGGCGAGTATCACCACGTCATGGCAGGGGTTGCCCGCGAAGGGACCGATCCACGCGTCCTTGGCGAGCTCCGCGAGCGGCACGCGCTCCGCCGCCGCGAGGCGATGCGTCTCGGGGAGCACCGCGTCGAACGGCTCCGCGTACAGCGGGACCCGCGTGAGGCGCGGATCGTCCGCGCCGGGAGCGCCTCGGTACTCCACCGCCACGGCGACGTCCACCTGCCGGTCGAGCACCATCGGCAGGCTCGCGTCGCCCTCCGCGTCCTGGACCCGCACCCGGATCCCGGGCGCCGCGGACGAGAGACGGGCCAGGGCGGGACCGACCACCAGGGCGATCCCCGTGGCGAAGGACGCCACGGTCACCGTCCCGGCCGCGCCCGAGCTGTACGCGGCGAGCTCCGCCTCGGCCCGTTCCAGCTGGGCGAGGACCGCGTTCGTGTGGGAGAGCAGGATCTCGCCCGCCGGGGTGAGACGGACCCCGCGGGCACCCCGCTCGACCAGGCGGTGGCCCGTCTCCTGCTCCAGGGCCGTCAGCTGCTGGGACACCGCGGACGGCGTGAGGTAGAGCGCGGCGGCAGCGGCCGTGACCGTGCGGTGGTCGGCCACCGCACGGAGGATGTGCAGCCGCCGCGCTTCAATCATGAGGCCGATTCTCCCAAACCACCGGACGCACCCGTACCAGCGGCCTCAGCCGGAGGCTCAGGTGCCCGAGGCGTCCAGCTCCGCCCGCGCCGCCACGAAGGCGTCCACCGCGCGGTTCACGTCGTCCGTGGAGTGCGCGGCCGACAGCTGGACGCGGA
Protein-coding sequences here:
- a CDS encoding LysR family transcriptional regulator, producing MIEARRLHILRAVADHRTVTAAAAALYLTPSAVSQQLTALEQETGHRLVERGARGVRLTPAGEILLSHTNAVLAQLERAEAELAAYSSGAAGTVTVASFATGIALVVGPALARLSSAAPGIRVRVQDAEGDASLPMVLDRQVDVAVAVEYRGAPGADDPRLTRVPLYAEPFDAVLPETHRLAAAERVPLAELAKDAWIGPFAGNPCHDVVILACEAAGFQPLLEHWSDDFRAVVALASAGAGVALVPRSALRGMDVSGVVIRPVEGVAPTRRVFAAVRCGAEEHPLIRPVLDALGEAAG
- a CDS encoding RICIN domain-containing protein — protein: MSALSEGIYLLKNEASGLYAGVQGARTAQSVPVVQQELNPQGAARHSQLWHLRPDAAEEGAWTLQNVHSTLRMDLMTGRGRVGSPVQQCPPETRQDLLASQLWRPVAVGDDRYTLANVNSGHLLSVHDDSSAPDAALEQAGKPTMGPRPAQEWRFERVPSRGEVKAFDALTATVVSAGGGILGSVLGSLSGAAKQALDAGGGIFESAAKAIPDSGTPYVRFEGFRGDEFIRFSKRRGIEAGPRKLADQFPHLPKPFSDGFDAVGPAAKRGGHTYLGFTGGQAVEFSDKGHGPVQDAEHFLHHALLEQVGELCDVTGFGADGGRLLVFGRRDTCTAGVGPVRGPSHQRFQLTAAPDAFGFGPDAATTAVSESTAHYFLTKGDEFVVVSEDKLIQGPARLTEAYPFLDGLWM